A genomic region of Sander lucioperca isolate FBNREF2018 chromosome 6, SLUC_FBN_1.2, whole genome shotgun sequence contains the following coding sequences:
- the prph gene encoding peripherin codes for MYCCITSISKPPALSSQNRTRTTMSHSSMHTSTSYRRTFGSPHPISMSSYSPVSSRMPISGGRYMRSMSPVVASRSTTYQQQRSRSSAQPPRLSYDKVDFTLSEAINQEFLTTRSNEKAELQELNDRFASFIEKVRYLEQQNGALQQELNQFKGQQQHGQPSRASEIFQEEVRDLRRQLDATGKERDHYQVERDNLAEDVVLLKQRLEEEAQKRADAEHNLVAFRKDVDDATLSRLELERKIESLMDEIEFLKKLHDEEIQDVQVSVQTQQLKMEVDSSTARPDLTGALRDIRAQYETIALKNMQESEDWYKSKFNDLTESAKRNTDNLRQAKQEANESRRQIQSLSCEIDALKNTNEALLRQMREMEDQFGNEIGNYQDNVGRLEDEIRHLKDEMARHLREYQDLLNVKMALDIEIATYRKLLEGEESRITLPMLNIGMSSYQSERDYEHTPGSMSKKTVVIKTVETRDGEVVKESRREKERESVRTDKDDKDDKDDKDDKDDE; via the exons ATGTACTGTTGCATCACGAGCATCTCCAAGCCTCCAGCTCTCTCTTCTCAGAACAGAACGAGAACAACCATGAGCCACTCTTCAATGCATACCTCAACTTCCTACAGGCGCACCTTTGGAAGCCCACACCCCATCTCCATGTCCTCTTACTCCCCTGTATCCTCCCGTATGCCCATTTCTGGGGGTCGCTATATGCGTTCAATGTCACCCGTGGTTGCATCCCGCTCCACCACCTACCAACAACAGCGTTCTCGCTCCAGCGCCCAACCCCCTCGCCTCTCCTACGACAAGGTGGACTTCACCCTGTCTGAAGCCATCAACCAGGAGTTCCTAACCACCCGCAGCAACGAGAAGGCCGAGCTGCAGGAGCTCAACGACCGCTTTGCCAGCTTCATCGAGAAGGTGCGCTACCTGGAGCAGCAGAATGGTGCACTGCAGCAGGAGCTCAACCAGTTCAAGGGCCAGCAGCAGCATGGTCAGCCCAGCCGTGCCTCTGAGATCTTCCAGGAGGAGGTGAGGGACCTGCGCCGCCAACTGGACGCCACCGGAAAGGAGAGGGACCATTACCAAGTGGAGAGGGACAACCTGGCTGAAGACGTGGTCCTGCTCAAGCAGAG GTTGGAGGAAGAGGCCCAGAAGAGGGCAGATGCTGAGCATAACCTGGTTGCTTTCCGCAAG GATGTGGATGATGCCACATTGTCCCGTCTGGAGCTGGAGAGGAAGATCGAGTCTCTGATGGATGAGATTGAATTCCTCAAGAAGCTCCATGATGAA GAAATCCAGGACGTACAAGTGAGTGTCCAGACCCAGCAGCTGAAGATGGAGGTGGACAGCAGCACCGCCAGGCCCGACCTAACTGGTGCTCTGAGGGATATCCGGGCCCAGTATGAGACCATTGCCTTGAAGAACATGCAGGAATCTGAGGACTGGTATAAGTCAAAG TTTAATGATCTGACTGAGTCTGCAAAGCGCAACACTGATAATCTGAGGCAGGCCAAGCAGGAGGCCAATGAGTCCAGGAGGCAGATTCAGTCTCTTAGCTGTGAAATTGATGCACTGAAGAACACG AATGAAGCTCTGCTGAGGCAGATGCGTGAAATGGAGGACCAATTTGGCAATGAGATCGGCAACTACCAGGACAATGTAGGAAGGCTGGAGGATGAGATCCGCCACCTGAAGGACGAGATGGCTCGCCACCTTCGGGAGTACCAGGACCTCCTCAATGTCAAAATGGCTTTGGACATTGAGATTGCAACTTACCGTAAACTgctggagggggaggagagcaG GATTACTCTTCCCATGCTCAATATTGGCATGAGCAGTTACCAAAGCGAGCGAG ACTATGAACACACTCCAGGCAGCATGAGCAAGAAGACTGTGGTGATCAAGACTGTTGAGACTAGAGATGGAGAG GTGGTGAAGGAATCcaggagggagaaggagagagagtcaGTCCGAACCGACAAGGACGACAAGGATGACAAGGACGACAAGGACGACAAGGACGACGAGTAG
- the pmela gene encoding premelanosome protein a isoform X1, which translates to MRTLELVLLVLAFTFATAIRPRSQFTRYRSWNSRMYPVWKDGDQRFRNCWFGGEVTFDLKNDAPTLTGARATFNINLNFPPNQTALPDGQVVWAQNCTINGQQYQEGQAVYPDQGTQSNGVFPDGTPFSRSQNKKPSYVFVWKTWGRYWQVADGPSSSLTIGTDNVPLGSYNMEVVIYHSRGKDTFIPLGYASTVFAITDQIPFTMSLAQVNDVNQDDQNFIQNRAIAFNVKLHDPSQYLNGADISFSWDFGDSTGTLISRETTVTHTYLTVGTFKPQVVLMASISNGCGNPTAVAPIDASAATAVVVMASTPAADPAAPAEGGDVIALDVPASDTTPLAASVQPAEAENGEAVVDTEAVEVASVAPAGVDAAVVPEEQDPADTAAAAAEADVAAEDTDLAAGEVAIVAPVVPAAEEPADADTAAADETAVVTDATEENAPVIDAAASVAPVAEGEEAVVEVAGTVTIAPAAEVAVEQEAPAATETTAVEEAAPADDTEAEVQATENEVAATAAPAEQPAEEAVAAEGEVQAEVETDPAQVALVVAKRQAPELTADCMVYRYGSLATSLDVVQGIESVEIVQMSNVVAMATELDQNAVDVTITCQGSLPSEVCTVISDADCITPVATICNAATPSPDCQMVLRQFFNDSGVFCINVSLTNDVSLAMASARVSVTLASSGSPAGTAATVLGVMVLACVVCCIGLMYRRFKQYQPLREDHGDSNGGSSAVTSVPLMLWNLLSRQSPGESRPLLQGRIV; encoded by the exons ATGAGGACTCTGGAACTGGTGCTGCTGGTTTTGGCTTTTACATTTGCCACTGCGATAC GGCCTAGAAGTCAGTTCACACGTTATCGCTCATGGAACTCACGGATGTATCCGGTGTGGAAAGATGGAGACCAGAGATTCAGGAACTGTTGGTTTG gTGGTGAAGTAACTTTTGATCTGAAAAACGATGCACCCACACTGACTGGAGCAAGAGCAACCTTCAATATTAATCTTAACTTCCCACCAAACCAGACAGCACTCCCTGATGGCCAGGTGGTCTGGGCGCAAAACTGCACCATCAATG GACAACAGTACCAGGAGGGTCAGGCTGTGTATCCTGACCAGGGCACCCAGTCGAATGGAGTTTTCCCTGATGGTACACCGTTCTCCAGGAGCCAGAACAAGAAACCCAGCTACGTGTTTGTGTGGAAGACATGGG GGCGCTACTGGCAGGTGGCAGACGGACCGTCCTCCTCCCTTACTATAGGAACAGACAACGTCCCCCTCGGCTCCTACAATATGGAGGTTGTCATCTATCACAGCCGTGGCAAAGACACATTTATCCCTCTCGGCTACGCCTCCACGGTCTTCGCCATCACAG ACCAGATTCCCTTCACTATGTCACTCGCCCAAGTCAACGATGTAAACCAGGACGACCAGAACTTCATCCAGAACCGAGCCATTGCTTTCAACGTCAAGCTCCATGATCCCAGCCAGTATCTCAACGGCGCCGACATCAGCTTCAGCTGGGACTTTGGTGACAGCACTGGTACTCTGATCTCCAGAGAAACcaccgtcacacacacatacctcacTGTCGGAACCTTCAAACCTCAGGTTGTCCTGATGGCAAGCATTTCCAATGGCTGCGGAAACCCCACTGCTG TTGCTCCTATTGATGCCTCTGCTGCTACAGCAGTAGTTGTGATGGCCTCCACCCCTGCAGCTGACCCAGCAGCACCAGCCGAGGGAGGAGATGTAATTGCTTTGGACGTTCCTGCTTCAGACACCACTCCACTCGCTGCTTCTGTGCAGCCAGCTGAAGCAGAAAATGGAGAAGCAGTCGTTGACACAGAGGCAGTAGAGGTCGCCTCAGTAGCGCCTGCAGGAGTCGACGCAGCTGTTGTTCCAGAGGAACAAGATCCcgctgatactgctgctgctgctgcagaagcAGATGTTGCTGCCGAGGACACAGATCTAGCTGCAGGTGAGGTGGCCATTGTTGCCCCTGTCGTACCTGCAGCTGAAGAGCCGGCAGATGCTGatacagcagctgcagatgaaACCGCAGTGGTTACAGATGCAACTGAAGAAAATGCGCCTGTGATTGATGCTGCTGCTTCAGTTGCACCTGTTGCAGAGGGAGAAGAAGCTGTAGTTGAGGTTGCTGGCACTGTCACTATTGCTCCTGCAGCAGAAGTAGCTGTAGAGCAAGAAG CTCCTGCTGCCACTGAGACCACAGCTGTAGAAGAGGCAGCACCAGCTGATGATACCGAGGCCGAAGTACAGGCAACTGAGAATGAAGTTGCAGCTACTGCAGCTCCTGCAG AGCAACCAGCAGAAGAGGCCGTTGCAGCTGAAGGTGAAGTTCAAGCAGAGGTCGAAACAGATCCAGCACAGGTTGCCCTCGTTGTGGCTAAAAGACAAGCACCAGAGCTGACAGCTGACTGCATGGTCTACCGTTATGGCTCCCTCGCCACCTCTCTAGATGTTGTCC AGGGTATTGAGAGTGTAGAGATTGTACAGATGTCCAACGTTGTAGCAATGGCGACTGAGTTGGATCAGAATGCTGTGGACGTCACCATTACCTGTCAGGGAAG TCTGCCAAGTGAGGTCTGCACAGTCATTTCAGATGCTGACTGTATCACACCGGTGGCAACAATCTGTAATGCAGCTACACCCTCTCCAGACTGTCAAATGGTCCTTCGTCAGTTCTTCAATGACTCTGGAGTATTTTGTATCAATGTCTCTTTGACCAATGATGTCAGTCTTGCTATGGCAAGTGCTAGAGTCAGCGTAACATTAG CCTCCAGTGGTTCCCCAGCTGGAACTGCAGCCACAGTCCTGGGGGTTATGGTTCTCGCCTGTGTTGTCTGTTGTATTGGTTTGATGTACAG GCGGTTCAAGCAGTATCAGCCACTAAGAGAAGACCATGGTGACAGTAATGGAGGCAGCTCGGCGGTAACATCTGTGCCTTTGATGTTGTGGAATTTGTTGAGCAGACAGTCACCTGGAGAGAGTCGTCCACTGCTTCAGGGGAGGATTGTGTGA
- the pmela gene encoding premelanosome protein a isoform X2, which translates to MRTLELVLLVLAFTFATAIRPRSQFTRYRSWNSRMYPVWKDGDQRFRNCWFGGEVTFDLKNDAPTLTGARATFNINLNFPPNQTALPDGQVVWAQNCTINGQQYQEGQAVYPDQGTQSNGVFPDGTPFSRSQNKKPSYVFVWKTWGRYWQVADGPSSSLTIGTDNVPLGSYNMEVVIYHSRGKDTFIPLGYASTVFAITDQIPFTMSLAQVNDVNQDDQNFIQNRAIAFNVKLHDPSQYLNGADISFSWDFGDSTGTLISRETTVTHTYLTVGTFKPQVVLMASISNGCGNPTAVAPIDASAATAVVVMASTPAADPAAPAEGGDVIALDVPASDTTPLAASVQPAEAENGEAVVDTEAVEVASVAPAGVDAAVVPEEQDPAEDTDLAAGEVAIVAPVVPAAEEPADADTAAADETAVVTDATEENAPVIDAAASVAPVAEGEEAVVEVAGTVTIAPAAEVAVEQEAPAATETTAVEEAAPADDTEAEVQATENEVAATAAPAEQPAEEAVAAEGEVQAEVETDPAQVALVVAKRQAPELTADCMVYRYGSLATSLDVVQGIESVEIVQMSNVVAMATELDQNAVDVTITCQGSLPSEVCTVISDADCITPVATICNAATPSPDCQMVLRQFFNDSGVFCINVSLTNDVSLAMASARVSVTLASSGSPAGTAATVLGVMVLACVVCCIGLMYRRFKQYQPLREDHGDSNGGSSAVTSVPLMLWNLLSRQSPGESRPLLQGRIV; encoded by the exons ATGAGGACTCTGGAACTGGTGCTGCTGGTTTTGGCTTTTACATTTGCCACTGCGATAC GGCCTAGAAGTCAGTTCACACGTTATCGCTCATGGAACTCACGGATGTATCCGGTGTGGAAAGATGGAGACCAGAGATTCAGGAACTGTTGGTTTG gTGGTGAAGTAACTTTTGATCTGAAAAACGATGCACCCACACTGACTGGAGCAAGAGCAACCTTCAATATTAATCTTAACTTCCCACCAAACCAGACAGCACTCCCTGATGGCCAGGTGGTCTGGGCGCAAAACTGCACCATCAATG GACAACAGTACCAGGAGGGTCAGGCTGTGTATCCTGACCAGGGCACCCAGTCGAATGGAGTTTTCCCTGATGGTACACCGTTCTCCAGGAGCCAGAACAAGAAACCCAGCTACGTGTTTGTGTGGAAGACATGGG GGCGCTACTGGCAGGTGGCAGACGGACCGTCCTCCTCCCTTACTATAGGAACAGACAACGTCCCCCTCGGCTCCTACAATATGGAGGTTGTCATCTATCACAGCCGTGGCAAAGACACATTTATCCCTCTCGGCTACGCCTCCACGGTCTTCGCCATCACAG ACCAGATTCCCTTCACTATGTCACTCGCCCAAGTCAACGATGTAAACCAGGACGACCAGAACTTCATCCAGAACCGAGCCATTGCTTTCAACGTCAAGCTCCATGATCCCAGCCAGTATCTCAACGGCGCCGACATCAGCTTCAGCTGGGACTTTGGTGACAGCACTGGTACTCTGATCTCCAGAGAAACcaccgtcacacacacatacctcacTGTCGGAACCTTCAAACCTCAGGTTGTCCTGATGGCAAGCATTTCCAATGGCTGCGGAAACCCCACTGCTG TTGCTCCTATTGATGCCTCTGCTGCTACAGCAGTAGTTGTGATGGCCTCCACCCCTGCAGCTGACCCAGCAGCACCAGCCGAGGGAGGAGATGTAATTGCTTTGGACGTTCCTGCTTCAGACACCACTCCACTCGCTGCTTCTGTGCAGCCAGCTGAAGCAGAAAATGGAGAAGCAGTCGTTGACACAGAGGCAGTAGAGGTCGCCTCAGTAGCGCCTGCAGGAGTCGACGCAGCTGTTGTTCCAGAGGAACAAGATCCcgct GAGGACACAGATCTAGCTGCAGGTGAGGTGGCCATTGTTGCCCCTGTCGTACCTGCAGCTGAAGAGCCGGCAGATGCTGatacagcagctgcagatgaaACCGCAGTGGTTACAGATGCAACTGAAGAAAATGCGCCTGTGATTGATGCTGCTGCTTCAGTTGCACCTGTTGCAGAGGGAGAAGAAGCTGTAGTTGAGGTTGCTGGCACTGTCACTATTGCTCCTGCAGCAGAAGTAGCTGTAGAGCAAGAAG CTCCTGCTGCCACTGAGACCACAGCTGTAGAAGAGGCAGCACCAGCTGATGATACCGAGGCCGAAGTACAGGCAACTGAGAATGAAGTTGCAGCTACTGCAGCTCCTGCAG AGCAACCAGCAGAAGAGGCCGTTGCAGCTGAAGGTGAAGTTCAAGCAGAGGTCGAAACAGATCCAGCACAGGTTGCCCTCGTTGTGGCTAAAAGACAAGCACCAGAGCTGACAGCTGACTGCATGGTCTACCGTTATGGCTCCCTCGCCACCTCTCTAGATGTTGTCC AGGGTATTGAGAGTGTAGAGATTGTACAGATGTCCAACGTTGTAGCAATGGCGACTGAGTTGGATCAGAATGCTGTGGACGTCACCATTACCTGTCAGGGAAG TCTGCCAAGTGAGGTCTGCACAGTCATTTCAGATGCTGACTGTATCACACCGGTGGCAACAATCTGTAATGCAGCTACACCCTCTCCAGACTGTCAAATGGTCCTTCGTCAGTTCTTCAATGACTCTGGAGTATTTTGTATCAATGTCTCTTTGACCAATGATGTCAGTCTTGCTATGGCAAGTGCTAGAGTCAGCGTAACATTAG CCTCCAGTGGTTCCCCAGCTGGAACTGCAGCCACAGTCCTGGGGGTTATGGTTCTCGCCTGTGTTGTCTGTTGTATTGGTTTGATGTACAG GCGGTTCAAGCAGTATCAGCCACTAAGAGAAGACCATGGTGACAGTAATGGAGGCAGCTCGGCGGTAACATCTGTGCCTTTGATGTTGTGGAATTTGTTGAGCAGACAGTCACCTGGAGAGAGTCGTCCACTGCTTCAGGGGAGGATTGTGTGA